One Meleagris gallopavo isolate NT-WF06-2002-E0010 breed Aviagen turkey brand Nicholas breeding stock chromosome 11, Turkey_5.1, whole genome shotgun sequence genomic region harbors:
- the GPR148 gene encoding probable G-protein coupled receptor 148, translating into MSIFCTSVIRMNASLQRQSNISSDLEVSSYYLLEEWTLNTPDTNVKMFLIPPIICLVAGVLIIPSILFVIFSRFNIRQETRYMLLGNALLCDLLYLLLYTLSAVLSAAHVSLPKEACILQLFSLAVAYCGGLFTAAAMVLDTYIAILFPLRYIAILPSSRTRKVIVLLWLCSGALPGVFFLVLSSTHSFVPCVLEMCAIPVIILLTLSGTNAVKLSFWLSAMAIFLFLSLIFCCYGVLYFKTRRSGIWKSICSRASVTFLMHNTVFFFYFSPLLVLFVESFLYVNIVIGLQTSIWISLTICNVLMILPKVLFPFLYGLRYREISASLRSLVRIKRLHLVSPAPLPS; encoded by the coding sequence ATGAGCATCTTCTGTACATCCGTCATAAGGATGAATGCATCCCTCCAGAGACAATCCAACATCTCCTCAGATTTGGAAGTTTCTTCATATTATTTGCTGGAGGAATGGACTCTCAACACACCAGACACAAACGTGAAGATGTTTTTAATCCCTCCCATCATTTGCCTCGTGGCAGGTGTCCTCATCATTCCTTCCATCTTGTTTGTGATCTTCTCTAGGTTTAACATCCGCCAGGAGACAAGGTACATGCTGCTGGGGAACGCTCTGCTGTGCGACCTGCTCTACCTTTTGCTCTACACCCTGTCAGCTGTTCTCAGTGCAGCACATGTAAGCCTCCCAAAGGAAGCCTGCATTCTCCAGTTGTTTTCACTGGCCGTGGCTTACTGTGGAGGATTGTTCACAGCTGCTGCGATGGTTTTGGACACGTACATAGCTATTCTGTTTCCTCTGCGCTACATTGCTATTCTGCCTTCTTCACGAACAAGGAAAGTGATTGTATTGCTCTGGCTCTGTTCTGGGGCTCTCCCTGGGGTTTTCTTCCTGGTGCTATCCAGCACTCACAGCTTTGTGCCCTGCGTCCTGGAGATGTGCGCCATTCCAGTCATAATATTGCTGACTCTGAGCGGGACCAACGCGGTGAAACTCAGTTTCTGGCTGTCTGCTATGGCtatctttctcttcctgtccCTAATATTCTGCTGCTATGGcgttctttattttaaaaccaggCGATCAGGTATATGGAAGAGCATCTGCTCCAGAGCCAGCGTGACGTTCTTAATGCACAACACTGtgttcttcttttatttttctccacttttgGTTCTGTTCGTGGAATCATTCTTGTACGTTAACATTGTCATTGGACTGCAGACATCAATTTGGATCTCCCTGACGATCTGTAACGTCCTGATGATTTTGCCTAAAGTTTTGTTCCCCTTTCTGTACGGGCTTCGATATAGAGAGATCTCAGCATCTCTCAGATCCCTTGTCAGAATTAAGCGTCTTCACCTGGTGTCACCTGCTCCATTGCCATCctga
- the AMER3 gene encoding APC membrane recruitment protein 3 translates to MELKRGKTFIKSSVQHEKVPPAHTAPTSRDDVGKDKRAALEGNQSVAQVQLTCLATHKNYRFSSRAARSGAGENSLEKPSGASYKLVRKSKTHDCVSEADKSERCGPSSRACEEGFAAKGKGRLVNSASFSGVSSSTSKKECVVNPSPPACSSQMIDYRNFVPQMPFVPAVAKTIPRKRISLKRSKKGLRDIFHIKKSKPESFTFLVEKDKNPSSPGCKGEMPGRLAKSFFKTGETFAADCLSQDCSDNELQSDSSYDCCNALCEDVASLKSFDSLTGCGEIFADESSAHLELESSKEVLVRRSKHKESPVMGSFQGGVEQLASPGQNEAVEFAKFWDNINKSVRLHQSMLFDKKVLKVPDSERGKAGGQAAALATSPQTPPDKDGDNSKESSTETGTPKSDNQESISTSDEGYYDSFSPGQDDEVKEAQTPGVPGRFPRDSYSGDALYELFYDPNEVKINPVMDDDLCTSESISEQAIEIPLSIYSFHVGAEENMASQPGIDIISQGFFHSTWKGKECLLKLCDTELSLTMGIINWLRKHAGLVSSPDSLQSPRSQTENVMCNDSLITRSPSPEQVVSTEAQQEKKCKEESNSSHLRVFLDEGKAATQTSSENVAVRESYTHTDNVAFQGRTGSQHQDSPTVPGTVETTEASNCVPQSQVNGDNRHPSSTDDEKVTVSEGCQTSGGENPLTESLSRHSGSQSSENPLLNDNHDVESCYSYKTAATSPLDPLEKEDRSEVMYHSLSICNELLQPLGLGHFQGYISPTPRESSAGIVQLLEHCMTQMASLKISYDNKHLEDNCIGNDTNSIICKMSQYKNKLLLQNEFNCADQKPEYCNIPCTNQYNYETGFQDSSLYHLKQNGEKICSEDQKSRAKILDEVTRGKINFEYAQLNNKALSYLKDFTLELSAGDPAPTALSRPTFLPLPRAPAASPATHSLPIAPQPWGAEQHSLRPWGCMAGGAALCPRPEAAAPDSAVMGSSHP, encoded by the coding sequence atggaACTCAAGAGAGGAAAGACTTTCATAAAATCCAGTGTGCAACACGAGAAAGTGCCACCAGCACACACCGCTCCTACAAGCAGAGATGATGTGGGCAAGGACAAAAGGGCTGCTCTGGAGGGAAATCAAAGCGTAGCCCAAGTCCAGCTGACGTGTTTGGCCACGCACAAGAACTACAGATtttccagcagagcagcaaggagcggggctGGTGAGAACAGCCTAGAAAAGCCTTCTGGGGCCTCCTACAAACTCGTGAGGAAGAGTAAAACCCACGACTGTGTTAGCGAGGCTGATAAAAGCGAGCGATGCggccccagcagcagggcttgTGAGGAAGGGTTTGCTGCAAAGGGCAAGGGGAGACTTGTCAATAGCGCCAGCTTTTCGGGGGTGTCCAGTTCCACCAGTAAGAAAGAGTGTGTGGTCAACCCCAGCCCGCCCGCCTGCAGCAGCCAGATGATCGATTACAGGAACTTTGTGCCACAGATGCCTTTTGTACCGGCTGTTGCAAAAACTATTCCCAGGAAGAGGATATCCCTCAAGAGATCGAAGAAAGGGCTCAGAGATATATTTCATATAAAGAAAAGTAAGCCAGAGAGCTTCACGTTCCTGGTTGAGAAGGACAAGAATCCGTCCTCTCCAGGCTGCAAGGGTGAGATGCCTGGGCGTCTCGCAAAGTCCTTTTTCAAAACTGGAGAAACATTTGCTGCTGACTGCTTGTCCCAAGACTGCTCTGACAACGAGCTGCAGTCTGACTCTTCCTACGACTGCTGCAATGCTCTGTGTGAAGATGTCGCATCGCTGAAGAGCTTTGACTCCCTCACTGGCTGCGGGGAAATCTTTGCTGACGAGAGCTCTGCTCACCTggagctggagagcagcaaAGAAGTCCTGGTGAGACGGAGCAAGCACAAGGAGAGCCCCGTCATGGGCTCCTTCCAGGGCGGTGTGGAGCAGCTGGCCTCCCCCGGCCAGAATGAGGCCGTTGAATTTGCAAAGTTTTGGGACAACATTAACAAATCAGTGAGGCTGCATCAGAGCATGCTGTTTGATAAGAAGGTACTGAAGGTTCCCGACTCTGAAAGGGGAAAAGCTGGAGGCCAGGCTGCTGCACTTGCCACAAGTCCCCAGACACCGCCTGATAAAGATGGAGACAATTCCAAAGAGAGCTCCACAGAAACTGGAACACCAAAAAGTGACAACCAGGAATCCATATCCACAAGCGATGAAGGTTACTATGATTCATTCTCTCCTGGACAAGATGATGAAGTGAAGGAAGCTCAGACTCCTGGGGTCCCAGGCAGATTTCCAAGAGACAGCTACAGTGGAGATGCCCTTTATGAGCTCTTCTATGACCCAAACGAAGTCAAAATAAACCCAGTCATGGATGATGACTTGTGTacatctgaaagcatttcagaacaAGCCATTGAAATCCCCTTGTCCATCTACAGCTTTCATGTTGGAGCTGAAGAAAACATGGCTTCCCAGCCAGGTATAGACATTATCAGCCAAGGATTTTTCCACAGcacatggaaaggaaaagaatgtttGCTGAAGCTCTGTGATACTGAACTTTCACTAACAATGGGGATAATAAACTGGCTGCGAAAACACGCGGGACTTGTTTCTTCCCCAGACTCTCTGCAGAGTCCCAGATCACAGACAGAAAATGTAATGTGTAATGACTCACTGATCACTCGCAGTCCCAGTCCAGAGCAGGTAGTTAGCACAGAGGCTCAACAGGAGAAAAAGTGCAAGGAAGAATCTAATTCATCTCACCTAAGGGTGTTTTTGGATGAAGGCAAGGCTGCAACCCAGACCTCTTCAGAAAATGTTGCTGTAAGAGAGTCTTACACTCACACAGATAATGTGGCCTTCCAAGGAAGGACAGGGAGCCAACACCAGGACTCACCTACAGTGCCTGGCACTGTAGAAACCACCGAAGCATCAAACTGTGTACCACAGTCACAGGTTAATGGGGACAACAGACATCCATCTTCAACTGACGATGAGAAGGTGACAGTGTCAGAGGGATGCCAGACATCAGGAGGTGAAAACCCGCTGACAGAAAGTTTGAGCAGACACAGTGGCTCACAGAGCTCTGAAAACCCTTTGCTAAACGACAATCATGACGTAGAGTCTTGTTATTCCTACAAGACTGCTGCCACCTCACCCCTGGATCCTCTGGAGAAGGAGGACAGAAGTGAAGTGATGTACCACTCCCTGTCCATCTGCaatgagctgctgcagcctcttgGGCTCGGACATTTCCAGGGCTACATCAGCCCCACGCCGCgggagagcagtgctggcatAGTGCAGCTCTTGGAGCACTGCATGACACAAATGGCATCGTTAAAAATCAGCTACGACAACAAGCACCTGGAAGACAACTGTATTGGAAATGACACGAACAGTATTATCTGTAAGATGTCTCAATACAAAAACAAGCTGTTGTTGCAAAATGAATTCAACTGCGCTGACCAAAAGCCAGAATATTGCAATATTCCCTGCACGAATCAATACAATTATGAAACAGGCTTCCAAGACAGCAGTCTGTATCATTTGAAGCAAAACGGGGAAAAAATTTGCTCTGAagatcagaaaagcagagcaaaaatcCTAGATGAAGTCACCAGGGGCAAGATCAATTTTGAGTATGCCCAGTTAAATAACAAAGCACTCTCCTATTTAAAAGACTTCACATTGGAGCTCAGTGCAGGCGATCCGGCTCCCACAGCTCTCAGCAGACCCACGTTCCTACCTCTCCCCCGTGCTCCTGCTGCCTCACCAGCCACGCACAGCCTGCCCATCGCCCCGCAGCCCTGGggggctgagcagcacagcctgcgGCCCTGGGGCTGCATGGCAGGAGGGGCTGCCCTGTGCCCCCGCCCGGAGGCAGCAGCCCCAGACAGCGCTGTGAT